One Halarcobacter ebronensis genomic window carries:
- the tssA gene encoding type VI secretion system protein TssA, giving the protein MSCLMLNELSDIEKCGIDCKYEDTYLLIEQEVDKEHCVTQEDTDWTLVYDNTLELLEKKTKDLKLASWWLFSAWKSKSWSGLETSLITFTELLEKFSVDLFPKSLKSKKNIILWLEETLTYELVTEQNKNIITSYISLYEKFLKLNLVVKGMLNSDEENFRKIINFIKPFYDEEKNRGKESLIKEENRQNIDTKTLSFEAITEITSDADATKILNALKKIASLLASYYRKNDFTNLKALRISRFLSWIETDGLPYNERKRTSLYPPSELELDELKKLLAEEKYEEALFLAEEIIEVSPFWIDGHYHVHNIFEKTNNKNLSLEVKNSLISFVKTNEGILDFYFVDDTAFASSRVKKWINEELKTNNSEDETSNDNEFSKKIDALFEQASSGKVKESMSSMATYYSNASTKEEKFNWRLNHAQLAIEFGKKDIALALLEDLQNDIEKFNLDEWNPKLVSKVYSLILSNYTNVDIENNRLEEIYKRLCKSDIKSAFEIELK; this is encoded by the coding sequence TTGAGTTGTTTGATGTTAAATGAACTTTCAGATATTGAAAAATGCGGTATTGATTGCAAATATGAAGATACTTATTTACTAATTGAACAAGAAGTAGATAAAGAGCATTGCGTTACCCAAGAGGATACTGATTGGACATTAGTTTATGATAATACTTTAGAGCTACTTGAAAAAAAAACAAAAGATTTAAAACTTGCATCATGGTGGCTTTTTTCAGCATGGAAAAGTAAATCTTGGAGTGGATTAGAAACTTCATTAATTACTTTTACTGAATTATTAGAAAAATTTAGTGTAGATCTTTTCCCTAAATCACTTAAAAGTAAAAAAAATATTATTTTATGGTTAGAGGAAACTTTGACATATGAACTCGTAACAGAACAAAATAAAAACATTATCACTTCTTATATCTCTCTTTATGAAAAATTTTTAAAATTGAATTTAGTTGTAAAAGGGATGTTAAATAGTGATGAAGAGAATTTTAGAAAAATTATAAATTTTATTAAACCTTTTTATGATGAAGAGAAAAATAGAGGAAAAGAGAGTCTAATAAAAGAGGAAAATAGACAAAACATTGATACAAAAACTCTATCTTTTGAGGCTATTACTGAAATAACATCAGATGCAGATGCAACAAAAATTTTAAATGCTTTAAAAAAAATCGCATCATTATTGGCAAGTTATTATAGAAAAAATGATTTTACAAATTTAAAAGCTCTTAGAATCAGCAGGTTTTTATCTTGGATTGAAACTGATGGATTACCTTATAATGAGAGAAAAAGAACTTCATTATATCCTCCCTCTGAACTTGAATTGGATGAATTAAAAAAATTGCTTGCAGAAGAAAAATATGAAGAAGCATTATTTCTTGCTGAAGAGATTATTGAAGTCTCTCCATTTTGGATTGATGGGCACTATCATGTGCATAATATATTTGAAAAAACCAACAATAAAAATCTCTCTTTAGAGGTTAAAAATTCATTAATAAGTTTTGTGAAAACAAATGAAGGAATATTAGATTTTTATTTTGTAGATGATACAGCTTTTGCTTCAAGTAGAGTTAAAAAATGGATAAATGAAGAACTAAAAACAAATAATAGTGAAGATGAAACTTCAAATGATAATGAATTTAGCAAAAAAATTGATGCACTTTTTGAACAAGCAAGTAGCGGTAAAGTAAAAGAGTCAATGTCATCTATGGCAACTTATTACAGTAATGCTTCTACAAAAGAGGAGAAGTTTAATTGGAGATTAAATCACGCTCAACTAGCAATTGAGTTTGGTAAAAAAGATATTGCATTAGCACTTTTGGAGGATTTACAAAATGATATAGAAAAATTTAATTTAGACGAGTGGAATCCCAAACTTGTATCAAAAGTTTATTCATTGATATTGAGTAACTATACAAATGTGGATATTGAAAACAATAGATTAGAAGAGATTTATAAACGTCTTTGTAAATCGGATATAAAAAGTGCATTTGAAATTGAACTAAAATAG
- the tssB gene encoding type VI secretion system contractile sheath small subunit, with translation MNKQSESPKERINVTYRPATGDVQEDVEIPYKLTILGEYNPNEERVSIEEKRAIKIDKNNFNDVLKAQNLSVNFNVDNRLIEDEDASLNVNLKINGIKDFSPEKIVESVPEMKVLMQLRQSLMALKGPLGNVPAFRKAIEEAISNKEERDKLMAELSLSAK, from the coding sequence ATGAACAAACAATCAGAATCACCAAAAGAGAGAATAAACGTCACATATAGACCTGCAACAGGAGATGTGCAAGAAGATGTTGAGATACCTTACAAGTTAACAATTCTTGGGGAATATAATCCAAATGAAGAGAGAGTATCTATTGAAGAAAAAAGGGCTATAAAAATTGATAAAAACAATTTTAATGATGTGTTAAAAGCTCAAAATTTATCAGTAAATTTTAATGTTGACAATAGATTAATTGAAGATGAAGATGCTTCTTTAAATGTCAATCTAAAAATAAATGGAATCAAAGATTTCTCACCAGAAAAAATAGTTGAAAGTGTACCTGAGATGAAAGTTTTAATGCAGTTAAGACAATCATTAATGGCATTAAAAGGACCATTGGGAAATGTACCTGCTTTTAGAAAAGCTATAGAAGAGGCTATCTCAAATAAAGAAGAGAGAGATAAATTAATGGCAGAACTTAGTTTAAGTGCTAAATAA
- the tssC gene encoding type VI secretion system contractile sheath large subunit produces the protein MVENMLQESSSLETLSLLDSIVAQTKLSQEDETYDVVKSGVGALIEELIKSDSEEEKVNKSIIDKMIAEIDEKISAQMDEILHHKEFQALESKWRGLYLLVERTDFRQNIQMEILNVSKEELIEDFEDSLDITQSGLYKHIYTSGYGQFGGEPVGTIIADYQLSPSNVDIKFLNKVASIAAMAHAPFISGAGPKFFGLESFEGLPDLKDIDDVMNSPQYAAWRGFRQNEDSRYVGLTLPRFLLRAPYDPEDNPISNFVYKEDVSKNHEHYLWGNTVYTFASKLTDSFANYRWCTNVIGPKSGGEVRDLPVHTFESMGDIEMKIPTEVLVSDRREYELSEQGFIPLIMRKGSNSAAFFAASSAQMPKIFPDTKEGNEAALNYKLGTQLPYLFAITRMSHYIKVLQREHIGSWRERADLERELNRWAKQYVANQENPSAEIRSKKPFKDILIVVEDIENDPGWYRVKISLRPHFKYMGASFELSLVGKLDKE, from the coding sequence ATGGTAGAAAATATGCTTCAAGAGAGTTCATCATTAGAGACGCTCTCTTTATTAGATAGTATTGTTGCCCAAACAAAACTTTCACAAGAGGATGAAACATATGATGTTGTTAAATCAGGAGTTGGTGCTTTAATTGAAGAGTTAATTAAATCAGATAGTGAAGAAGAGAAAGTCAATAAATCAATAATTGATAAAATGATTGCAGAGATAGATGAAAAAATTTCTGCACAAATGGATGAGATACTACACCACAAAGAGTTCCAAGCTTTAGAGTCTAAATGGAGAGGATTATATCTATTAGTTGAAAGAACTGATTTTAGACAGAATATTCAAATGGAGATACTAAATGTGTCAAAAGAGGAGTTAATTGAAGATTTTGAAGATAGCTTAGATATAACCCAATCAGGACTTTATAAACATATTTATACAAGTGGATATGGGCAATTTGGTGGTGAACCTGTTGGTACTATTATTGCAGATTATCAATTATCTCCTTCAAATGTAGATATAAAATTTTTAAATAAAGTCGCATCAATCGCTGCAATGGCACATGCTCCTTTTATCTCTGGTGCAGGACCTAAGTTTTTTGGATTAGAGAGTTTTGAAGGGCTACCTGATTTAAAAGATATTGATGATGTAATGAATTCTCCACAATATGCAGCATGGAGAGGGTTTAGACAAAATGAAGATTCAAGATATGTTGGATTAACCCTTCCAAGATTTTTATTAAGAGCTCCTTATGATCCAGAAGATAATCCAATTTCAAATTTTGTGTACAAAGAAGATGTTTCAAAAAATCATGAACACTATTTATGGGGAAATACAGTTTATACCTTTGCAAGTAAGCTTACAGACAGTTTTGCAAACTACAGATGGTGCACAAATGTTATTGGTCCAAAATCGGGTGGAGAAGTAAGAGATTTACCTGTACATACTTTTGAAAGTATGGGTGACATTGAGATGAAAATTCCAACTGAGGTTTTAGTTTCAGATAGAAGAGAATATGAATTGTCAGAACAAGGATTTATTCCTTTGATTATGAGAAAAGGAAGTAATTCTGCAGCTTTTTTTGCAGCAAGCTCTGCACAAATGCCAAAAATTTTCCCTGATACAAAAGAAGGGAATGAAGCAGCACTAAACTATAAGTTAGGAACTCAACTTCCATATTTATTTGCAATAACAAGAATGTCTCATTATATTAAAGTATTACAAAGAGAACATATTGGTTCTTGGAGAGAAAGAGCAGATTTAGAAAGAGAACTAAATAGATGGGCAAAACAGTATGTTGCAAATCAAGAGAATCCAAGTGCAGAAATAAGAAGTAAAAAACCATTTAAAGATATATTGATTGTTGTTGAAGATATAGAGAATGATCCAGGTTGGTATAGAGTAAAAATTTCACTAAGACCACATTTTAAATATATGGGTGCAAGTTTTGAGTTATCTTTAGTAGGAAAACTTGATAAAGAGTAG
- the tssE gene encoding type VI secretion system baseplate subunit TssE — MKPFKGSLFERLNSEFDYAQYETKEEALYASIANNLSRIFSTNAGSCETATDYGRPDLNNINLSMKESIEKIEFYCERCIKMYEPRLYKTRVAVSRERLAMNQMNILIEGYLVINGKSRRVDFKADLLKNGKVKIYKDGI; from the coding sequence ATGAAACCTTTTAAAGGAAGTCTTTTTGAGAGGTTAAATTCAGAGTTTGATTATGCTCAATATGAGACAAAGGAGGAGGCGTTATACGCTTCCATCGCAAACAATTTATCAAGAATATTTTCAACAAATGCAGGTAGCTGTGAAACTGCAACTGATTATGGTAGACCTGATTTAAATAATATAAATTTGAGTATGAAAGAGTCTATAGAAAAAATAGAGTTTTATTGTGAGCGTTGTATTAAGATGTATGAACCAAGACTTTATAAAACAAGAGTTGCAGTTTCACGAGAGAGATTAGCAATGAATCAAATGAATATTCTAATTGAAGGTTATTTAGTAATAAATGGCAAAAGTAGAAGAGTTGATTTTAAAGCTGATTTATTAAAAAATGGTAAGGTAAAGATATACAAAGATGGTATTTAA
- the tssF gene encoding type VI secretion system baseplate subunit TssF, with the protein MVFNDYYKKELIALRDDGANFSKKNPGLSTFLSKEGQDPDVERLLEGFAFLTGRLKQQLDKELPEVAHTLVELLWSNYTKPIPSFSIIQFEPIKESTTNTKVNKGTEVLSKVKPDAIQCKFRTTYDTVVMPFHLKNVDYHIYGKRSILELNMNLTTSGSLLDIVFNDLRIYLSGSKFIAQDLYLFLTRYIESIEIQIKDSDKNLLETLPLNKESIFPVGFSSSYEPLTPQSANVFDGYLLLQDFFCFKDRFLFVDIKNLNLISSLSSEILSQSREFTIKINFSKKMAQSNLPKKENFSLYCTPIVNIFETDSVPIRKNSDFTEFLVLPADLDKNYSEVYSILQVRGWIPKKHTYKNYLPFESFEHLDDDNGYYSTRIKLTNDGERTNTYIRFSNLFENEEDINKTNSTVSVKILCTNKDVPSSLLLGDISILNAMSNSANVSFKNITIPTISYPPPLDGDFLWRVISNMSLNYLSLSDVKTLRAILETYDFFGAHDIKQREKTLMMLKGLESIEYETCEMIDKGLPIRGMHIKLKIDPHKFSCIGEAYLFSSVLNEFFSLYSNINSFHRLSVDILNEELFVWRPRLGSQELI; encoded by the coding sequence ATGGTATTTAATGATTATTACAAAAAAGAGCTGATTGCCCTAAGAGATGATGGTGCAAATTTTTCAAAAAAGAATCCAGGCTTATCAACTTTTCTTTCAAAAGAGGGACAAGATCCAGATGTTGAAAGATTGTTAGAAGGCTTTGCTTTTTTAACAGGAAGATTGAAGCAACAGCTTGATAAAGAGCTTCCTGAAGTTGCTCACACTTTAGTTGAATTGTTATGGTCAAATTATACAAAGCCAATTCCCTCTTTTAGCATAATACAGTTTGAACCTATTAAAGAGTCAACAACAAATACAAAAGTTAATAAAGGAACAGAAGTATTGAGTAAGGTTAAACCTGATGCAATACAATGTAAGTTTAGAACCACCTATGATACAGTAGTAATGCCATTTCATCTAAAAAATGTCGATTATCATATTTATGGAAAAAGAAGTATTTTAGAGTTAAATATGAATTTAACTACTTCAGGAAGCCTACTTGATATTGTTTTTAACGATTTAAGAATATATTTAAGTGGTTCTAAGTTTATTGCACAAGATTTATATCTATTTTTAACAAGATATATTGAAAGTATTGAAATCCAAATAAAAGATTCAGATAAAAATCTGCTTGAGACACTTCCTCTTAATAAAGAGTCTATCTTCCCTGTAGGGTTTAGTTCTTCCTATGAACCTTTAACTCCACAATCAGCAAATGTTTTTGATGGGTATTTACTATTACAAGACTTTTTCTGTTTTAAAGATAGATTTCTTTTTGTAGATATAAAAAATCTAAATCTAATAAGCTCTTTATCTAGTGAAATATTGTCTCAAAGTAGAGAGTTTACAATAAAAATAAATTTTTCAAAAAAAATGGCGCAATCAAATCTACCTAAAAAAGAGAATTTTTCGCTTTACTGTACTCCTATAGTAAACATTTTTGAAACGGATTCCGTACCAATTAGAAAAAACAGTGATTTTACAGAATTTTTGGTTTTGCCAGCAGATTTAGACAAAAACTATAGTGAAGTTTATTCTATTTTGCAAGTAAGAGGTTGGATTCCTAAAAAACATACATATAAAAACTATTTACCTTTTGAATCCTTTGAACATCTAGATGATGATAATGGATACTATTCAACAAGAATAAAACTTACAAATGATGGAGAGAGAACTAATACTTATATAAGATTTTCAAACCTTTTTGAAAATGAAGAGGATATAAATAAAACAAATTCAACAGTTTCTGTTAAAATTTTGTGTACTAATAAAGATGTTCCTTCCTCTTTACTTTTAGGAGATATCTCTATTTTAAATGCAATGTCAAACTCTGCAAATGTAAGTTTTAAAAATATAACAATTCCAACAATTAGCTATCCGCCTCCACTAGATGGAGACTTTTTATGGAGAGTTATTTCAAATATGTCTTTAAATTATTTATCACTAAGTGATGTAAAAACATTAAGAGCAATCCTAGAAACCTATGATTTTTTTGGTGCCCATGATATTAAACAAAGAGAAAAAACATTAATGATGTTAAAAGGTTTAGAGAGTATTGAATATGAAACTTGTGAGATGATAGATAAAGGATTGCCAATTAGAGGAATGCACATAAAGTTAAAAATAGATCCTCACAAATTTTCATGTATTGGAGAAGCTTATCTTTTCTCTTCGGTATTAAATGAGTTTTTCTCTTTATATAGCAATATAAACTCTTTTCATAGATTAAGTGTAGATATTTTGAATGAAGAACTTTTTGTATGGAGACCTAGATTAGGTTCTCAAGAGTTGATTTGA
- the tssG gene encoding type VI secretion system baseplate subunit TssG, whose protein sequence is MQLEIINRELNESIKKVMLPQAIRISCIYLKKFYPNSTFEALYEKIVFKSNTSLSFQKSEIDRIRFIEEEGVVKAELTLNFLGIFGSSSPLPSHYSEMVLDSLDEDMVLYDFLNLFNHHLQKFIYPIWEKHRYYIQYKKDLSDRFSKYALSFLGLHNQNKEHSKLKLQKLISAIGILSMKHKSSGTIKSILKHYLSHNEIEVIQCIPAKYKIPSWQQSSLGSNNITLGSDFLIGESIISKNSKFRVLLKNIKSHEIIDYSILGKKLEEIKSILTFSLNEQFEHEVCLDIKKEEKVSFILGEKNYLGINCWIGDLRDDEQIIMA, encoded by the coding sequence ATGCAGTTAGAGATTATAAATAGAGAATTAAACGAATCAATAAAAAAAGTTATGTTGCCACAAGCTATTAGAATAAGTTGCATATATTTGAAGAAATTTTATCCAAATAGCACTTTTGAAGCTTTATACGAAAAAATTGTATTTAAATCTAATACAAGCTTATCTTTTCAAAAATCAGAGATTGATAGAATTAGATTTATTGAAGAAGAAGGTGTTGTAAAAGCAGAACTTACTTTAAATTTTTTAGGAATTTTTGGAAGTTCTTCTCCTCTTCCTTCTCATTATAGTGAGATGGTATTAGATAGTTTAGATGAAGATATGGTTTTATATGATTTTCTAAACCTTTTTAATCATCATTTACAAAAATTTATCTACCCAATTTGGGAAAAACATAGATACTATATACAGTATAAAAAAGATTTGAGCGATAGATTCTCAAAATATGCTCTGTCTTTTTTAGGTCTTCATAATCAAAATAAAGAACACTCAAAACTAAAACTTCAAAAGTTGATTTCAGCTATTGGAATACTTAGTATGAAACATAAATCTTCTGGAACAATAAAATCTATTTTGAAGCACTATTTGTCACATAATGAGATAGAAGTTATTCAATGTATTCCAGCAAAATATAAGATTCCATCGTGGCAACAATCCTCTTTAGGAAGTAATAATATTACTTTAGGAAGTGATTTTTTAATTGGAGAATCAATTATAAGTAAAAATAGCAAGTTTAGGGTTTTGCTTAAAAATATAAAGTCCCATGAAATTATTGATTATAGTATCTTAGGCAAAAAATTAGAAGAGATAAAATCAATCCTCACTTTTTCATTAAATGAACAGTTTGAACATGAGGTTTGCCTAGATATAAAAAAAGAGGAAAAAGTCTCTTTTATTTTAGGAGAAAAAAACTATTTGGGAATAAATTGTTGGATAGGTGATTTAAGAGATGATGAACAAATTATTATGGCATAA
- the tssH gene encoding type VI secretion system ATPase TssH, translating into MKLELKDLINSLDLNTKRYLEDSAQRCVQRGGNEIIIEDVLYSMLENELSVFRAVLEQYKIDPQEVFNSVQSSLKLSNTESGNPIFSILLIQWLEDSYLTTKVTLELTEITESSLILSLFDNAIKYSNTAYFKLLKDIDFEEVKGLIIGLNSEAIKKTSSKNGTKKALEKGSELEKYTTNLTILAKEGKIDPVLCRDAEIKQAIDILLRRRKNNPILVGEAGVGKTAVVEGLALKIIQKEVPDYLYNAQILSLDIGALQAGASVKGEFERRLQAVIKEIQSSTQFIILFIDEAHTLIGAGGNEGGSDAANLLKPALARGELRTIAATTWLEYRKYFEKDPALSRRFQKINLLEPSVEEAITILRGLCHKYEEVHNVYIEDEAIRAASILSARYITGRQLPDKAIDVLDTACANVKISKTNIPYELQKINTKILEKEREKLHLSRDSDKSIQDYSLQIEKLDSEIEDLFDNKERIEENWKNQKELLEKIEATVDKESLVKLNIELKELQKEGCYIYKHVTKEQIAEVISSWTGIPLGSMVQEQIKTVMQLEEKMKERIIGQDEAISYLNTFLQISISGLKNENSPAGVFLLVGPSGVGKTETARAIADLMYGGERFITTINMTEFQEKHTISRLIGSPPGYVGYGEGGQLTDPVRVKPYSVILLDEIEKAHPDILNLFYQIFDKGVANDGEGRVIDFKNTIIIMTSNLATEQITQLWLNNKDITMQEVTKEITPTLLAYLKPALLGRMNTIAYLNLKDDSLKEIAKLKLKILEKQLEKKEIELVLDEKFLDYVVSLSNSVDTGARNIDLIINTNLTPKLSKYILDASLNDNKLSSLIVSMDDNSEIYITHK; encoded by the coding sequence ATGAAGTTAGAACTAAAAGATTTGATTAATTCTTTGGACTTAAATACAAAAAGATATTTAGAGGATTCTGCTCAAAGATGTGTTCAAAGAGGTGGAAATGAAATTATAATTGAAGATGTTTTATATAGTATGTTAGAAAATGAGCTAAGTGTTTTTAGAGCAGTTTTAGAACAGTATAAAATAGATCCTCAAGAGGTATTTAATTCAGTACAATCAAGTTTAAAATTGTCTAATACTGAAAGTGGGAATCCAATCTTTTCAATTTTGCTTATTCAGTGGTTAGAGGATTCATATCTTACAACAAAAGTTACTTTGGAATTAACTGAGATTACAGAATCTTCTCTTATCTTATCTTTGTTTGATAATGCAATAAAGTATTCAAATACTGCATATTTTAAACTATTAAAAGATATTGATTTTGAAGAAGTAAAAGGTTTAATTATTGGTTTAAATAGTGAAGCAATAAAAAAAACTTCATCAAAAAATGGAACAAAAAAAGCTTTGGAAAAAGGTTCAGAGTTAGAAAAATATACTACAAATTTAACTATTCTTGCAAAAGAGGGGAAAATTGATCCTGTATTGTGCAGAGATGCAGAGATAAAACAAGCAATAGATATATTATTAAGAAGAAGAAAAAATAATCCAATTTTAGTTGGTGAAGCGGGTGTTGGTAAAACTGCTGTTGTGGAAGGTCTTGCTCTAAAAATTATCCAAAAAGAGGTACCTGATTATTTATATAATGCTCAAATATTATCTTTGGATATAGGAGCATTGCAAGCAGGAGCTAGTGTAAAAGGTGAGTTTGAAAGAAGATTACAAGCAGTAATAAAAGAGATTCAATCAAGTACTCAATTTATAATTCTTTTTATTGATGAAGCCCACACTTTAATTGGAGCAGGGGGAAATGAAGGTGGTTCAGATGCAGCAAATCTTCTAAAACCAGCATTAGCAAGAGGAGAGTTAAGAACAATTGCCGCAACTACTTGGCTGGAATATAGAAAATACTTTGAAAAAGATCCAGCTCTTTCAAGAAGATTTCAGAAAATAAATTTATTAGAACCTTCTGTTGAAGAGGCAATAACTATTTTAAGAGGGCTTTGCCATAAATATGAGGAGGTTCATAATGTTTATATTGAAGATGAAGCAATTAGAGCTGCCTCAATTTTATCTGCAAGATATATAACAGGAAGACAACTTCCTGATAAAGCTATAGATGTTTTAGATACAGCTTGTGCAAATGTAAAAATTAGCAAAACAAATATTCCCTATGAATTGCAAAAAATAAATACAAAGATATTAGAAAAAGAGAGAGAAAAACTTCATTTAAGTAGAGATAGTGACAAATCTATTCAAGATTACTCTTTACAAATAGAGAAATTAGACTCTGAGATAGAAGATCTTTTTGATAATAAAGAGAGAATTGAAGAGAACTGGAAAAATCAAAAAGAGCTCTTGGAGAAAATTGAAGCAACAGTTGATAAAGAGAGTTTAGTAAAACTAAATATAGAGTTAAAAGAGTTACAAAAAGAGGGGTGTTATATCTATAAACATGTAACAAAAGAGCAAATTGCTGAGGTAATATCTTCTTGGACAGGAATACCTTTAGGAAGTATGGTTCAAGAACAAATAAAAACAGTTATGCAGCTTGAAGAGAAGATGAAAGAGCGAATTATTGGTCAAGATGAAGCAATCTCTTATCTAAATACTTTTTTACAAATTTCAATTTCAGGATTAAAAAATGAAAATTCTCCAGCAGGTGTTTTTTTATTAGTTGGTCCAAGCGGAGTTGGAAAAACTGAAACGGCAAGAGCAATTGCAGATTTGATGTATGGTGGAGAGAGATTTATTACAACTATAAATATGACAGAGTTTCAGGAAAAACATACAATTTCAAGACTTATTGGTTCTCCTCCTGGTTATGTTGGATATGGAGAAGGTGGGCAATTAACAGATCCTGTTAGAGTAAAACCTTATTCAGTGATTCTTTTAGATGAGATTGAAAAAGCACATCCAGATATTTTAAATCTTTTTTATCAGATATTTGATAAAGGAGTGGCAAATGATGGAGAGGGAAGAGTAATCGATTTTAAAAATACAATTATTATAATGACATCAAATCTTGCAACAGAACAAATAACACAGCTTTGGTTAAATAATAAAGATATAACAATGCAAGAGGTTACAAAAGAGATTACACCAACACTTTTGGCATATTTAAAACCTGCACTTCTAGGAAGAATGAATACTATTGCATATCTTAATTTAAAAGATGATTCTTTAAAAGAGATTGCGAAACTTAAATTGAAAATTTTAGAAAAACAGCTTGAAAAAAAAGAGATAGAACTTGTTTTGGATGAGAAGTTTTTAGATTATGTTGTCTCTTTAAGTAATAGTGTTGATACAGGAGCAAGAAATATAGATTTAATTATAAACACAAATCTTACTCCAAAACTATCAAAATATATATTAGATGCAAGTTTAAATGATAATAAATTATCTTCACTTATCGTTTCAATGGATGATAATAGTGAAATTTATATTACACATAAATAA
- the tagH gene encoding type VI secretion system-associated FHA domain protein TagH has translation MKLIFDIIKNGKDFPNKRNFHFNMTDGVIGRDEECDFHLVDTKNHISSKHAIIEYKYGIYFIKDISTNGTYLKSPYKKLPKDIAIKINSTDIFIIGDYEIQARFIDNDYGHEDIISYKSQTEHSNVNSPMRLSASLIPDDDFLLEDNTVMNNSFIVQEEENYETNNVLNIFEKESEEFEELYDFEKEPFLESSINDRNSVSTQVIHEHINIPKLNTISQSEESFIPTKNPNELNGNSLIEILEKKLGLSIHTLSMEDQVATVEEISKIVINSLDGLKNSLGIKEKIKKDLMIDNVAPKKDDNPVLMGQYAITLLNERLDRDTLKLSEAIKKSFNELNIHNIALHRSSKNLVNIAATKFSPKSLEHYFEESGEVNGLMPKKYQMWDAYVNMFKKINESQDFGINFIAKDFSKEYNNICYTIKLTSV, from the coding sequence ATGAAATTGATATTTGACATTATAAAAAATGGTAAAGATTTTCCAAATAAAAGAAATTTCCATTTTAATATGACAGATGGCGTTATAGGAAGAGATGAAGAGTGTGATTTTCATTTAGTGGATACCAAAAATCATATATCAAGCAAACATGCCATAATAGAGTATAAGTATGGAATCTATTTTATAAAAGATATTAGTACAAATGGAACTTATCTAAAATCTCCATATAAAAAACTTCCTAAAGATATTGCTATCAAAATAAACTCTACTGATATCTTTATAATAGGCGATTATGAGATTCAAGCAAGATTTATTGACAATGATTATGGACATGAGGATATTATAAGTTATAAATCACAAACAGAACACTCAAATGTTAATTCCCCTATGAGATTATCTGCAAGTTTAATCCCTGATGATGATTTTTTGCTTGAAGATAATACAGTTATGAATAACTCTTTTATTGTTCAAGAGGAAGAGAACTATGAAACTAACAATGTTTTAAATATTTTTGAAAAAGAGAGTGAAGAGTTTGAAGAGCTATATGATTTTGAAAAAGAACCTTTTTTGGAAAGTAGTATAAATGATAGAAATTCAGTATCAACTCAAGTAATTCATGAACACATAAATATTCCAAAGCTTAATACTATTAGTCAAAGTGAAGAGAGTTTTATTCCAACTAAAAATCCAAATGAGTTAAATGGAAATAGTTTAATAGAGATATTAGAAAAAAAACTTGGATTATCTATTCATACTTTAAGTATGGAAGACCAAGTAGCAACGGTTGAAGAGATTTCAAAAATTGTAATTAACTCTTTGGATGGCTTAAAAAATTCTCTTGGAATAAAAGAGAAAATAAAAAAAGATTTGATGATTGATAATGTTGCACCTAAAAAAGATGATAATCCAGTATTAATGGGGCAATATGCTATTACTCTTTTAAATGAGAGATTGGATAGAGATACTCTAAAACTCTCTGAAGCCATTAAAAAATCTTTCAATGAGTTAAATATCCATAATATTGCACTTCATCGTTCAAGTAAAAATTTAGTAAACATTGCAGCAACTAAATTTTCACCCAAAAGCTTAGAACACTATTTTGAAGAGAGTGGTGAAGTAAATGGTTTGATGCCTAAAAAATATCAGATGTGGGATGCTTATGTAAATATGTTTAAAAAAATCAATGAGAGTCAAGATTTTGGAATTAATTTTATAGCAAAAGATTTTTCCAAAGAGTATAACAATATTTGTTACACAATAAAATTGACATCAGTATAA